The Candidatus Rubrimentiphilum sp. genome includes a window with the following:
- a CDS encoding DegV family protein, protein MPVAVVTDSTSDIEPRRASELGITVVPLFVIWGDRSYRDYVDLSRREFYAKLAGEPELPKTSQPTARMFEEAFAPLAAAGREIVCVVISSKLSGTINAATAAAAHFPEARIVVFDSESVAGGLGMQARVANDLARAGASLEEIVAGLERERRVQRLYACLPDLSHVVRTGRIGKARAAIGTLMKIVSVLSLKDGEIVAEAQVRTFARAQAAMIELALRNVTDISAARFLVMHTNASELAESVRARLESAFGGVRPKMLEVLEAGPVIATHGGPGAVGVFSAQ, encoded by the coding sequence ATGCCGGTTGCCGTTGTAACCGACAGCACGTCGGATATCGAGCCGCGGCGTGCAAGCGAACTCGGCATTACGGTGGTTCCTCTTTTTGTGATCTGGGGCGATCGCAGCTATCGCGATTACGTCGATCTTAGCCGGCGCGAATTTTACGCGAAGCTGGCCGGCGAGCCCGAGCTGCCCAAAACTTCGCAGCCGACCGCGCGCATGTTTGAAGAAGCCTTTGCGCCTCTGGCCGCGGCGGGCCGCGAGATCGTTTGCGTGGTGATCAGTTCGAAGCTGTCAGGGACGATCAACGCCGCAACCGCAGCGGCGGCCCATTTTCCGGAGGCGCGCATCGTTGTCTTCGACTCGGAGAGCGTTGCCGGCGGTTTGGGAATGCAGGCCCGGGTGGCGAACGATCTGGCTCGGGCCGGCGCGAGCCTCGAAGAGATCGTGGCGGGGCTCGAGCGCGAGAGACGCGTGCAGCGGCTGTATGCCTGCCTTCCGGATCTCTCGCACGTCGTTCGGACCGGCCGGATCGGAAAGGCGCGAGCCGCGATCGGTACGCTGATGAAGATCGTGTCGGTGCTCTCTTTAAAAGATGGTGAAATAGTTGCCGAAGCTCAGGTGAGAACGTTTGCACGCGCGCAAGCAGCGATGATCGAGTTGGCGTTGCGTAACGTCACTGATATTTCAGCCGCCCGCTTTCTGGTGATGCACACGAACGCCAGCGAGCTGGCCGAATCCGTGCGCGCCCGCTTGGAGAGCGCCTTCGGCGGCGTGCGTCCGAAGATGCTCGAGGTCTTGGAGGCCGGACCGGTTATTGCGACGCACGGCGGGCCCGGCGCGGTTGGGGTATTTTCCGCACAGTGA
- the plsX gene encoding phosphate acyltransferase PlsX: protein MNNARPRIIVDAMGGDHAPGEIVAGALLAAEQDYADITLAGDEAQIRPLLRGAASAHIAIVHAPQNIPMDMPASQALRISADTSLGVAVEAVKEGRADAVVSAGNSAAFLGIALVKLRPIAGVARPAIATVWPALNGPMVLLDSGANVDCRPEWLEQFGIMGSAYAKAGLQIANPRVAILSIGEERSKGNAQVLEAAKLLEKAPINFIGNVEGKDLFHNAADVVVVDGFVGNVVLKMGEGLISDLGKVIRETILGGNFVTKIGAALVAPALRGLRRKFDYEEYGGAPLLGLRGNCIVTHGRASRNAIKGAIRVAADEVRNDVVGRISELVSPTLTEV from the coding sequence ATGAATAACGCGCGCCCGCGGATCATCGTCGACGCGATGGGCGGCGATCACGCCCCGGGAGAGATCGTGGCCGGTGCGCTGTTGGCCGCGGAGCAGGACTACGCCGACATAACGCTTGCCGGAGACGAGGCTCAGATACGGCCGCTTCTGCGAGGCGCGGCAAGCGCACACATTGCCATCGTGCATGCGCCGCAAAACATTCCGATGGACATGCCCGCATCGCAGGCGCTTCGCATCTCCGCGGATACGTCGCTCGGCGTCGCGGTCGAAGCGGTGAAAGAAGGGCGCGCCGATGCAGTGGTTTCTGCCGGCAACAGCGCGGCGTTTTTGGGGATCGCGCTGGTCAAACTCCGTCCGATCGCCGGCGTGGCGCGGCCGGCAATTGCAACGGTGTGGCCGGCGCTCAACGGGCCGATGGTTTTGCTCGACTCCGGAGCTAACGTGGACTGCCGGCCCGAATGGCTCGAACAATTCGGCATCATGGGATCGGCGTATGCGAAAGCGGGGCTGCAGATCGCAAACCCGCGCGTGGCGATTCTCTCGATCGGCGAAGAACGCAGCAAGGGCAACGCGCAAGTGCTCGAGGCTGCGAAACTGCTTGAAAAAGCGCCGATCAATTTCATCGGCAACGTCGAGGGCAAGGATCTTTTCCACAATGCGGCCGACGTGGTCGTCGTAGACGGTTTTGTGGGCAACGTGGTGCTGAAGATGGGTGAGGGACTCATCAGCGATCTGGGCAAGGTCATTCGTGAGACAATTCTCGGCGGAAACTTCGTCACAAAAATCGGCGCCGCTTTAGTTGCACCCGCGCTGCGCGGTCTGCGCCGGAAATTTGATTACGAAGAGTATGGCGGTGCGCCGTTGCTCGGCCTCCGGGGAAACTGCATCGTCACGCACGGACGCGCTTCGCGCAATGCGATCAAAGGCGCCATTCGCGTGGCGGCGGACGAAGTCCGCAACGACGTCGTCGGCCGGATCAGCGAGCTCGTTTCACCGACTCTAACCGAGGTCTAG